A single genomic interval of Candidatus Obscuribacterales bacterium harbors:
- a CDS encoding translation initiation factor IF-2 N-terminal domain-containing protein — translation MNNGKVRIYELSKELNLENRDILAYCDELNIAVKSHSSTITEAEATQIRSAAERRPVTHSSSSRPAPSPTTGGSATASAAKPLGARKPVKKQQILEIRRHHSTASDAPKPPEQHPKPAMPEDEPAASAPPLRPPARPFVASPNDSEPVDHEVHGIDQNGTAQPVPTELPKPIA, via the coding sequence ATGAATAACGGAAAAGTTAGAATTTACGAGCTATCGAAAGAGTTGAATTTGGAAAATCGAGACATTTTAGCCTACTGCGACGAACTCAATATCGCAGTCAAAAGCCACAGCAGTACGATTACGGAAGCAGAGGCGACACAAATTCGTAGCGCCGCTGAGCGTCGCCCCGTCACTCACTCCTCCTCTAGTCGTCCCGCCCCCTCCCCAACCACTGGAGGGAGCGCCACCGCTAGTGCTGCCAAGCCTCTAGGTGCCCGCAAGCCTGTTAAGAAGCAGCAGATTCTAGAAATCCGTCGGCATCACTCCACCGCCTCTGATGCACCCAAGCCACCGGAGCAGCATCCAAAACCAGCCATGCCGGAAGACGAACCTGCCGCATCTGCGCCACCGCTGCGCCCACCTGCCCGTCCATTTGTTGCTTCACCTAACGATAGTGAACCAGTAGATCACGAGGTTCATGGAATCGATCAAAATGGGACTGCTCAACCTGTGCCGACTGAATTGCCAAAACCCATCGC